The genome window CCAGGGCTAGCGGTGATAGTTGTCTTGAGTTATAGTTAAATTCCCCCCACAGCCCTGTCACTAAGATAATCAGATGTTCAAGGTATTTTTTCACAAAATGTGATAATGCTACGTAAAATATCAAAGTAAAGTAAAATATTATCCTAATAACATCATGTCATATTGTGTGGAGTGTATGTGAAGACAACATGTGTTCACCTTCAtatccttcatcctcctcttatCAGGGCAGTGGGTCTGCAGTGATAGATATGGAAAACATGGATGACACATCAGGCTCCAGCTTTGAGGACATGGGGGAGATGCACCAGCGcatgaaggaggaagaggaggtgtcagcagaggcagcagcaacagaggaggagactggaGAGGATGGCGAGTTCCTAGGCATGAAGGGCATCAAGGGCCAACTGGGGAGACAGGTGGCAGATGAGGTGAGCTTAGAGTATGACATCACCAACACATGAGGTGTCACTGTTTGATCAGATTTATTATGAGGATTCACATTTAAAATTGCCTGTGGCTTTTCACTTCTTTTGACattaaacatacaaataattgGATACAAATCCAACATCTATGTTCGCAGGTGTGGGAAGCCGGCAAAAGGCAGGCTTCAAAGGCCTTTAACCTATATGCCAATATAGACATTCTCCGACCATACTTTGATGTAGAACCGATACAAGTTAGGAGCAGGTGAgaatatgtttatttattttcgcCAAATCTGTAGGCCTTTATATGGAGAAATTTGATATTTTGACTGATGGCTAATTTGTTCCCATATAGGTTGATAGAATCAATGATACCCATCCGCATGATCAACTTCCCACAAGTAAGGGCTTCATTTATTTATCTTAATTTAGTGGCGCTCTGTTTTGAAGCAACACAATGCCGATTTAACCAATTTAACAATTGGTAACGTATCAGATATAATATCCTCATCTATTCTTTCTCCTTGAACACAGAAAATAGCTGGAGAGCTGTATGGGCCCATGATGCTGGTTTTCACTATGGTGGCCATCCTCCTGCATGGGATGAAGACATCAGGAACTGTCATTGTACGATAACTCTTCCTGTGATTACATTGCAAATGCATGTATGCTGTACTAATAGTACTGAGTATATCTGTTCCTTACCAATTCATTACACTTTCTTGATAGAGAGAGGGTACTCTGATGGGGACAGCCATAGGAACGTGCTTTGGTTACTGGCTGGGAGTGTCATCCTTCATCTATTTTCTGGCTTACCTATGCAATGCCCAGATTACCATGCTTCAGATGCTGTCCCTGCTGGTGAGTCAACATGTCACCTTCCttacaccacaacaacaacaactataaACAGTATGAGGAATGCTGAAAGATGCTGTATCTCACTGTTTGTTCCTACTGTGTGCCTCCACAGGGTTATGGCCTTTTTGGGCACTGTGTGGTGCTCTTTATTACCTACAATGTTCACTTCCACTCCCTGTTCTATATCTTGTGGCTGGTGATTGGAGGACTGTCCACTCTGAGAATGGTAATGACAGACCACTGATTGTCCATGGGGCTTTAGGGAAACGATCTCAGTATTTCGAGCAACATTTATTTTGACCTCAGTGGTGACAGGTTCCTTAGGTTGTTTCCATTTTCAATCAAGGTGTTCTCTCTCAGTTCTCGCTGAAAGTCGTTACGTTCCCCCTCTGTCTCAGGTGTCTGCTCTCATCTCTCGGACAGTCGGCCAGACACCTCGTCTCATCCTCTGTGGGACGTTGGCAGCTCTGCACATGCTCTTCTTGCTTTACCTCCACTTTGCTTACCACAAGATTGTTGAAGGTAAGTGTCCATCTGAGATACTTTGCACTTTGATTTTGAGACATGTCACAAGGATTCAAGCATTTATCTTCTGTCTGAAGGAATCCTGGACACCTTGGAAGGACCCAATATACCCCCCATTCAACGGGTGGCTAGAGATTTGCCTGATGTGGCCACAGCTGCTGTGAATGCCACAGTGAAGACCCTTGCAGTCTTTCTGAAGTCACACTGACTGTGAGCCCAAACATATGGCTGATAACCGGACCTGGTCTGCTTTGTGTTGGTGTTGTATAGCCGATGGAGACAGGACTGAAGGTCAAAGACTATGATGGGTAAAAGTTGGCATAATGTCTTCTTTAGACAGGAGCATAGTTGAAACATATACTTGTCGTGTTGTTGATACATTTCCAACTGATTCCATGCTTTTTGGTTCAATGGGATATGTCATGTTTACCTGGTTGTTCTTGTGCCACATTAAAATACAGCTTAGTGGAATGGCACCTTACATATGTGTAAATATCAACTTATAAGTTACCTTGTAATATGATTTATTGTACCTAAAAGAAGTTTGAATGCATCATAGTTTTATTTTAAAAGCAGGTAGTTGACAATGTTTTCCACTAGACATGTTCTCACCTCTTGTGGGTTTTGTTACATACTGTAAATTATAGTACATGGGGACAGGGACCTTGAATCAATGAGTCGTGCCTATATATGTGTTCTGAGGGGTTAATCAGTGGGGGCATTCTGTATATAAAATGGGGAAAAACAAATTTTAAACAAAGTTTCTCCTTATCTGGAACTATTACTGTATCACACAATTGAAGTTGATGTGATTTGAAAAGTTTATGCCAAATAGTTTATTGTGACTTGGTTATTTTTTCCAtccccttttctttttctttttttgtattccTTTTCTGaccattgttttttttgtgctttattttttttggggggggggggacaactaCTGGTGTTATGTTTTGGATTATTGAACAGAAAGATACAAAGCAAATAAACTTTATTGATCTGGACGTTTATATtcctaaaaaacaaaacatatatGGCTTATCATAATGACAGATATGCGCAAGCTATTTTACCAGGTGATAAATCAACACACATTTCCTTGAACTGGATAACAAATGATGCCTAAATGAGTCCTATATATCTGATGCAAGAAAGCGAATGAAATAGCTTGAAGCTATAATTAGTTTATGCCCTGTGCTAATTTAGGATTGACCAAAGCGCCTACATACTGATGGCACGTGACCAATATCGGTCTCATGCAAGACAGTAGCGTACAGCCATTGCTCCGTTCATTTCTTCCTTACGGTGGAGCCATTATACTTAGATGTGCAGCACTAACTAGCAACTAACCAGCAATGGAAGCGCCTCGGGGAAAGGGGTACACTGCTGTACTCTTGAGAGAATTGTTAGTGCATTAATAATTCTAACTGGAGAGCAACATGTGACAATCAGGCAGTAAGGACTTCATCCTGTTACGGTGACATCGAGAAGAGGGTGTCCATAGTAACCGACACCTGCGACGGGGGCAAACAAACGTCTTTCCTTGTGTTTAAAAACGGAAGCTCACGAGAGGATTAGACATTTGTGCCGCTTGAAGGGACATTCAACTGGGAACATATTCGAGTGTATTTGGCGGGTGACAACAATGTACCAACGTATGTATAGCCTGCATGGCCTGCAGTAGGAGTAGCAGATTTAGCCACGTTATAGCGTTGTAGGTGGGTGATGTCACCGCGTGAAGCAGCTGAGAAGATTGTGCAAATTAACTTTGGATACCTCGCATATCCGTTGGGAAAGAACGTAGGCCTGTTAATGACTATTGCACTAATAAATGTAATGTTCAGGTAAGGTAGCTATTGATTGAGCTATTGGTTGATATAACTTGCTTTACCATGCCATATAGCTAGCACATACGCCAGCTATTGAACAACTTTGGACAAGAACCTTAATGTAGCCGGCATTTGGATTAGTTATAGCTATACAATCGTTACATTTGGACTTTTACGCCTAAAATGCAGGCTACCTCAGCTGGGTTAAAACCTTGAATGTACACGACTTGACCAAAATGCTGCCAGGTTCTATTCAGATAACTGGAGAGACACTCTCGGGGGCCGAAGTAAAGGACATATGCGACAGCTTGAAAGAGAATAGTGTTAGGCTTCTGTCTGTCAGAGGATGCCAGCTTTCAGACCGCGACTTCGGCCGGGTATGTCGTGGTGTCGCTGAGTCACACTCCTTGGCTCAACTCAACCTGAATCTCGGTGTGGTTTCGAGCATAAACCGGACAAAACATCTTGCCGATGCTCTTAAGGCCAA of Hypomesus transpacificus isolate Combined female chromosome 11, fHypTra1, whole genome shotgun sequence contains these proteins:
- the yipf3 gene encoding protein YIPF3, whose amino-acid sequence is MSESDGNKNTNTEPWGGFDDNLIQGSGSAVIDMENMDDTSGSSFEDMGEMHQRMKEEEEVSAEAAATEEETGEDGEFLGMKGIKGQLGRQVADEVWEAGKRQASKAFNLYANIDILRPYFDVEPIQVRSRLIESMIPIRMINFPQKIAGELYGPMMLVFTMVAILLHGMKTSGTVIREGTLMGTAIGTCFGYWLGVSSFIYFLAYLCNAQITMLQMLSLLGYGLFGHCVVLFITYNVHFHSLFYILWLVIGGLSTLRMVSALISRTVGQTPRLILCGTLAALHMLFLLYLHFAYHKIVEGILDTLEGPNIPPIQRVARDLPDVATAAVNATVKTLAVFLKSH